A genomic region of Micropterus dolomieu isolate WLL.071019.BEF.003 ecotype Adirondacks unplaced genomic scaffold, ASM2129224v1 contig_11425, whole genome shotgun sequence contains the following coding sequences:
- the LOC123965829 gene encoding uncharacterized protein LOC123965829: CRDDQNFVTKAVGEDVTLTCTRPNSTLYKATLFWFRLVSGNFPEFLGGTFSFDYDGVNETPHITVKQEPGTFLLHISKTSLSDTRVYYCIKVNRLDMTFVKATFLRIKGPEPDITAIIQVPPSDPVHPGDSETLQCSVLSHSEKKTCQEHSVYWFRVGSESHPSIIYTHRNSGDECEKSPEARSPQKCVYNFSKNISSSDTGTYYCAVATCGEILFGNGTKLDTEALSMWDLQKAKTVLFLLCAALAISLIVIVFLIYIIKKTPSGCCNAASALRTNAARASGDQQSLQRTMASDADRHPNRFTRLQAAPVRFD, encoded by the exons gatgCAGAGATGATCAGAACTTTGTGACAAAGGCTGTTGGAGAAGATGTAACTTTGACATGTACCCGTCCGAACTCAACCCTGTACAAAGCAACCTTATTTTGGTTCAGACTTGTTTCTGGAAACTTTCCTGAATTCTTGGGAGGAACATTTTCCTTTGACTATGATGGTGTTAATGAGACTCCGCACATTACAGTAAAACAAGAGCCTGGAACCTTTCTTCTCCATATTAGTAAAACAAGCCTAAGCGATACTAGAGTTTACTACTGTATAAAAGTAAACCGACTTGACATGACATTTGTGAAAGCAACCTTTCTAAGAATTAAAG GACCAGAACCTGATATCACTGCCATCATTCAAGTCCCTCCATCTGATCCAGTCCATCCAGGAGACTCAGAGACTCTGCAGTGTTCAGTCCTCTCTCACTCTGAGAAGAAAACATGTCAAGAACACAGTGTGTACTGGTTCAGAGTCGGATCAGAGTCTCATCCCAGTATCATTTACACTCATAGAAACAGTGGTGATGAATGTGAGAAGAGTCCTGAGGCTCGATCTCCTCAGAAATGTGTCTACAACTTCTCTAAGAACATCAGCTCCTCTGATACTGGGACATATTACTGTGCTGTGGCCACATGTGGAGAGATATTATTTGGAAATGGAACAAAACTGGACACTGAAG cACTCAGCATGTGGGATTTGCAGAAGGCCAAAAcagttctgtttctgttgtgtgCTGCTTTGGCTATAAGTCTGATTGTTATTGTCTTTCTGATTTATATCATCAAGAAAACACCTTCTGGTTGTTGCAACG cTGCCAGTGCTCTGCGAACAAATGCTGCAAGAGCCAGTGGAGATCAGCAAAGTCTACAG AGAACCATGGCCTCAGATGCTGACcgtcatcccaaccgcttcacTCGGCTGCAAGCCGCCCCAGTACGTTTTGATTAA